The Flavobacterium piscisymbiosum genome includes a region encoding these proteins:
- a CDS encoding T9SS type A sorting domain-containing protein produces the protein MGCKSYPIFDLTSQKTALLGNLNPAETTVSFHLSQTDATTNANPIPNPTAYVSETVKTIYARIDNKGAVTTNYFKLDFNPDLLFIWTIQPIKCTGEKAVLDVIAHGGQGPYYYSIDNGQNYTNYNRFFNLDPGTYYLFVKDAANCRPQPAVIQIFPATNPLVVSVTNTKIAECAADYKSTITVAASGGQGPYLYSLDNSYEYQESNIFSGTPGAHFIQTFDKSGCIVTTNFTIESPAELAVTTSITKAAFCGGMDSVTINATGGKAPYTYSFTKGATYSDINTKELPPENYTLYVKDSNGCVTTKNITVERYNSTLNSSLSFKQISCLNDKGWIKVQTIGGVLPYKYSLNGLPYESNNTFNDLVPGSYNVSTKDAYGCVITSNVVINSYSPIIGDAAVQAVTCFGSTNGSINVNASGGTFPLKYSLSNTSGLIIPQSTNNVFKNLPAGHYTVQIIDTNGCLLSIEAKISEPSILEASILTENRDITINATGGTKNYEYSLDGVNFQSSNTFTNLNYGTYHVSVKDENTCLTTLTTTLNPPSPLLDGKTVIIADFKAGQTLGDLVVEGQNIKWYSSANSSTGKTSKSAETSLPLSTVLVDGVTYYASQTINGIESKERLAVTVKLNGSLSAPDFVLPNFKYYPNPVQHTLIVDNTANIDEIEILSVSGKSIVNKKINNTHSEIDLSHVASGFYFLKVKAEGKVKTFKIVKK, from the coding sequence ATGGGCTGTAAAAGTTATCCAATATTTGATTTAACATCTCAAAAAACAGCATTGTTAGGAAACTTAAATCCAGCCGAAACTACTGTTAGTTTTCATTTAAGCCAAACTGATGCAACCACTAATGCTAATCCTATTCCGAATCCAACGGCGTATGTTTCTGAAACGGTCAAAACAATTTACGCGCGAATTGATAATAAAGGTGCTGTTACAACCAATTATTTTAAACTTGATTTCAATCCTGACTTGTTATTTATATGGACAATTCAGCCAATAAAATGTACAGGCGAGAAGGCAGTACTTGATGTTATAGCCCATGGAGGACAAGGTCCTTATTATTATTCTATAGATAATGGTCAAAATTATACTAATTATAATCGCTTTTTTAATCTTGATCCAGGTACATATTACCTCTTTGTAAAAGATGCTGCCAATTGCAGGCCTCAACCTGCTGTAATACAAATTTTTCCTGCTACGAATCCTTTAGTGGTATCAGTTACGAACACCAAAATTGCAGAGTGTGCAGCTGATTATAAATCGACCATAACTGTTGCTGCAAGTGGTGGCCAGGGTCCTTATTTATATTCACTGGATAATTCTTATGAATATCAGGAAAGCAATATCTTTTCAGGAACACCCGGAGCACATTTTATTCAAACTTTTGATAAGTCCGGATGTATCGTTACTACTAATTTTACTATCGAATCGCCTGCTGAATTGGCTGTCACTACAAGCATTACAAAAGCTGCATTTTGCGGAGGAATGGATTCTGTGACTATTAATGCAACCGGAGGAAAAGCTCCTTATACTTACTCTTTTACAAAGGGAGCAACATATTCTGATATAAACACAAAAGAGTTGCCTCCAGAAAATTATACTTTGTATGTTAAAGACAGCAATGGTTGTGTTACAACAAAAAATATCACAGTAGAACGATATAATTCTACTTTAAATTCTTCACTATCTTTCAAACAAATTTCGTGTTTAAATGATAAAGGATGGATTAAAGTTCAAACCATTGGCGGAGTACTTCCTTATAAATATTCATTGAACGGACTTCCTTATGAATCGAATAATACTTTTAATGATTTGGTTCCCGGAAGCTATAATGTAAGCACAAAAGATGCTTATGGCTGTGTAATCACTTCAAATGTTGTTATAAATTCTTACAGTCCTATAATTGGAGATGCTGCAGTACAAGCTGTAACTTGCTTTGGTTCAACTAACGGATCAATAAATGTAAATGCATCCGGAGGAACGTTTCCTTTAAAATATTCTCTTAGCAATACTTCAGGACTAATTATACCACAATCTACAAATAATGTTTTTAAGAATTTGCCTGCTGGTCACTATACAGTTCAAATTATTGATACAAACGGATGTCTGCTTTCAATAGAGGCTAAAATATCTGAACCCTCTATTTTAGAAGCATCCATTCTTACGGAAAATCGCGATATTACCATTAATGCCACTGGAGGCACAAAAAATTATGAATATTCACTTGATGGAGTTAATTTTCAATCAAGTAATACTTTTACAAATTTAAACTATGGAACTTATCACGTTTCGGTAAAAGATGAAAATACGTGCCTTACTACCTTGACTACAACTTTAAATCCGCCAAGTCCTTTATTAGATGGAAAAACCGTAATTATAGCAGATTTCAAAGCCGGACAAACTTTAGGTGATCTTGTTGTAGAGGGGCAAAATATTAAATGGTATAGCTCAGCTAATTCATCAACTGGTAAAACAAGTAAATCTGCCGAAACTAGTTTGCCTTTATCAACAGTTTTAGTAGATGGTGTTACTTATTATGCCTCACAAACTATAAACGGAATCGAAAGTAAAGAGCGTCTTGCTGTTACCGTAAAATTAAATGGATCGCTATCGGCTCCTGATTTTGTTTTACCAAATTTCAAGTATTATCCAAATCCTGTTCAACATACTTTAATAGTAGATAATACGGCTAACATTGACGAAATCGAAATACTATCTGTTTCCGGAAAATCTATTGTAAACAAAAAAATAAACAATACTCATTCTGAAATTGATTTATCACATGTTGCTTCCGGGTTTTATTTCTTAAAAGTAAAAGCTGAAGGAAAAGTAAAAACATTTAAGATTGTGAAGAAATAA
- a CDS encoding retropepsin-like aspartic protease: MENLHEVLKKEKYKKIKFKVTKTQHLLIKAKINGVSGNFILDTGASNSCVGFESIERFELNAKKSKTKASGAGGTGMKTQISSHNNLQLGSWKNQDFNLVIFDLSHVNEALEAYKAKPVHGIIGADVLLEGKAIIDYYNHYLYLK, translated from the coding sequence ATGGAAAATCTTCACGAAGTTCTCAAAAAAGAGAAATACAAAAAAATAAAATTCAAGGTTACCAAAACGCAACACCTTTTAATAAAAGCCAAAATTAATGGGGTTTCAGGAAATTTCATTTTAGATACCGGAGCTTCGAATTCCTGTGTAGGATTTGAAAGTATTGAACGTTTTGAACTGAATGCAAAAAAATCGAAGACCAAAGCTTCAGGAGCTGGAGGAACTGGTATGAAAACCCAAATTTCGTCTCACAATAATTTGCAACTTGGCAGCTGGAAAAATCAGGATTTCAATCTGGTTATTTTTGATCTTTCGCATGTTAATGAAGCTTTAGAAGCTTATAAAGCTAAGCCCGTTCATGGCATCATTGGTGCTGATGTTTTATTGGAAGGGAAGGCGATTATAGATTATTATAATCATTATTTGTATTTGAAATAA